In Paraflavitalea devenefica, the following are encoded in one genomic region:
- a CDS encoding ABC transporter permease has product MIRNYLKIAWRNLLRHKSFSLINILGLSAGIAACIVIFLYVQYELTYDGHNTKADRIARVVSALHAPGSADMEFGTSPYPMADALKRDFPEVASTARLEPKPTVVKHNGELMNEKGFYQADQELFSVFDYTFLEGTVTGALQQPHSVVLTASTARKYFGKEPALGKTIICDDQPKTVTGVIANPPGNSDIQFTALLYTDYSKKTVWLDDFPVYTFILFNKQPDLRSFERKMKRVADKYCQPELDKADAAGYSVGFALEALADVHFSKDKLEDTPKGNKQFNYIFSLLAIFILVIALLNYINLSTARATERAREVGVRKVNGARPFQLIRQFLFESFLLIAIAWTIAFGIVLVILPYFNSLLQVQLHLSRQGSALFLLCIFVVTILLAGLYPAFILSRFKPVEILKGKWRHSTKGILLRRMLTTAQFVITAALITGTIVIYHQVKYIENKDTGYVKDQVATVHLDNDSLSQRSAPAFINTLKGIPAIKGISAGSGIHSEALSMGTTFAGATRREFMCHYYFIDKELLPLLQIRLKEGRNVSDSLATDRTEAFIVNEAFVEKMGWTSASALGQPMDGYFHKGKVVGVVKNFYYKSLHNMVEPLVMVYNTNPIRAVIIKIEPKDLPLMAVAWKKHFTAKPFTYTFLDEAYKAQYDKDRLTMKLFTYFTVLAILISCLGLYGLVSLMAVQRTKEIGIRKVLGASVQQLVSLLTRDFVKLIILASLIALPVAGMVMHQWLSAYAYHISLAWWMFLLPVVLIILIALAVIGQQVVKAALTNPVHALRNE; this is encoded by the coding sequence ATGATACGAAACTACCTGAAGATCGCCTGGCGAAACCTGCTACGGCACAAAAGCTTTTCCCTCATTAATATCCTTGGTTTATCGGCAGGCATTGCTGCCTGTATTGTTATTTTCCTGTATGTACAGTATGAGTTGACGTATGATGGCCATAACACCAAAGCCGACCGTATAGCCAGGGTGGTCAGCGCCCTGCATGCACCCGGATCGGCTGATATGGAATTTGGCACCAGCCCTTACCCAATGGCCGATGCCCTTAAACGCGATTTCCCGGAAGTAGCTTCCACCGCCCGCCTGGAACCCAAGCCCACTGTTGTGAAGCACAACGGAGAGTTGATGAATGAAAAAGGCTTCTACCAGGCCGATCAGGAGCTGTTTTCCGTTTTTGATTATACCTTCCTGGAGGGAACGGTTACCGGTGCTTTACAACAACCCCATTCCGTGGTATTGACCGCCTCCACTGCACGGAAATATTTTGGAAAGGAACCTGCCCTGGGTAAAACAATCATTTGCGACGATCAACCAAAGACAGTAACAGGGGTTATTGCCAACCCTCCCGGCAATTCGGATATTCAATTCACCGCTTTACTCTATACGGATTATTCAAAGAAGACAGTTTGGCTGGATGATTTTCCCGTATACACTTTTATCCTGTTTAATAAGCAGCCAGACCTCAGGAGCTTTGAGCGTAAGATGAAACGGGTAGCCGATAAGTATTGCCAACCCGAGCTGGATAAAGCCGACGCTGCAGGATACTCCGTTGGCTTTGCCCTGGAAGCTTTGGCAGACGTACATTTCAGCAAGGACAAGCTGGAGGACACTCCCAAAGGCAATAAGCAGTTCAATTATATTTTCTCCCTGCTGGCCATTTTCATATTGGTAATAGCGCTGCTGAATTATATTAATCTCTCTACAGCCAGGGCTACTGAGCGGGCCAGGGAAGTAGGTGTACGGAAAGTGAATGGCGCCCGTCCTTTCCAGTTGATCCGGCAGTTCCTGTTTGAGTCTTTCCTGCTTATTGCCATTGCCTGGACCATCGCTTTTGGTATCGTGCTGGTCATCCTTCCTTATTTTAATTCCCTGCTGCAGGTACAGCTTCACCTAAGCCGGCAGGGCAGCGCCTTGTTTTTGCTGTGCATTTTCGTTGTTACGATATTACTGGCGGGCCTGTATCCTGCTTTTATATTGTCCCGGTTCAAACCAGTGGAGATATTAAAAGGAAAATGGAGGCATAGCACTAAGGGTATCCTGCTGCGCAGGATGCTTACTACCGCCCAGTTTGTGATAACGGCTGCCCTGATCACCGGAACGATTGTGATCTACCACCAGGTAAAGTACATAGAAAATAAAGACACCGGATATGTAAAAGACCAGGTAGCTACCGTACACCTGGACAATGATTCTTTATCACAACGTTCCGCTCCTGCCTTTATCAATACCCTGAAAGGGATACCCGCCATCAAAGGCATTTCTGCCGGCAGTGGCATCCACTCAGAAGCCCTGTCTATGGGTACTACTTTTGCCGGAGCGACCAGAAGGGAGTTTATGTGCCATTATTATTTTATTGATAAGGAGCTATTGCCTTTGCTGCAGATCCGTCTGAAGGAGGGAAGAAATGTATCGGACAGCCTTGCAACGGACAGAACCGAGGCCTTTATTGTGAATGAGGCTTTTGTAGAAAAGATGGGATGGACTTCCGCTTCCGCGCTTGGACAACCTATGGATGGCTATTTCCACAAAGGCAAAGTGGTGGGCGTGGTGAAAAACTTTTATTATAAATCCCTGCATAATATGGTGGAGCCGCTGGTGATGGTGTATAATACCAATCCCATCAGAGCGGTGATCATCAAGATCGAGCCCAAGGACCTGCCGCTTATGGCAGTAGCCTGGAAAAAACATTTTACGGCCAAGCCTTTTACCTACACCTTCCTGGATGAAGCCTATAAAGCACAATACGATAAGGACAGGCTAACGATGAAGTTGTTTACCTACTTCACCGTATTGGCTATTCTTATCTCCTGCCTGGGGTTATACGGACTGGTATCTTTGATGGCAGTACAACGTACCAAAGAGATCGGGATCAGGAAGGTGCTGGGCGCTTCTGTACAACAACTGGTATCCCTGCTGACCAGGGACTTTGTAAAGCTGATCATCCTTGCTTCGCTGATCGCCTTACCGGTGGCCGGTATGGTCATGCATCAATGGCTATCCGCTTACGCTTATCATATTTCACTGGCCTGGTGGATGTTCTTATTGCCGGTTGTATTGATCATCCTGATCGCACTGGCAGTAATTGGTCAGCAGGTTGTAAAGGCCGCACTGACCAATCCTGTTCATGCTTTGCGGAATGAATAG
- a CDS encoding ABC transporter permease, with the protein MIQNYLKIAWRNLLRHKSFSLINILGLSAGIAACIVIFLYVQYELTYDRHNSKADRIARVVTTLHAPGSADTEFGTSPNPLGDALKRDFPEIVASARLDESSTIIKHNGELIDEPDFCLSDQHIFSVFDYSFVEGSAAGALHEPGSVVLTATIARKYFGKEPAVGQTLICDGKPTKVTAVIADPPGNSDIRFSALLYTDYSKKTGWVEDFPVYTFVLFNKPSDLTPFEQKMKRVADKYCRAELDKMGAKDYSVTFSLEPLPEVHFSKGKLVDTPKGNKQFNYVFSLLAIFILVIALLNYINLSTARATERAKEVGVRKVNGARPFQLIRQFLFESFLLIAVAWTIAFGIVLAILPYFNSLLHVQLHLSWQGSALFMGCIFVVTILLAGLYPAFILSRFRPVEILKGKWKNSTRGILLRRMLTTAQFVITAALITGTIVIYSQLQYIENKNPGFVKEQVATIQVSNDSSDQHAVTPFINRLKAIPAIKGISAGSGLWMDGLSIATTVAGSGDKKREFMSNYYLIDKDLLPLLQMHLKEGRNISDSLGTDKKEAFLVNEAFAQKMGWSSALGQSMEGFEHKGTVVGVVKNFYYKSLHNMVEPLVMIYNTNPIRAVMIKIPPKDLPLVAAAWKEHFPAKPFSYTFLDEAYKAQYDKDRLTMKLFTYFTVLAILISCLGLYGLVSLMAAQRTKEIGVRKVLGASLQQLLVLLTSSFLKLIVLASLIALPLAWIAMHEWLSSYAYHISLAWWMFLLPVVLIVLIALAVVGQQVVKAALANPVTALRTE; encoded by the coding sequence ATGATACAAAACTACCTGAAGATCGCCTGGCGAAACCTGCTACGGCACAAAAGTTTTTCCCTCATTAACATCCTTGGTTTATCAGCAGGCATTGCGGCCTGTATTGTTATTTTCCTGTATGTACAGTATGAGTTGACGTATGACCGTCATAACAGCAAGGCCGACCGTATTGCCCGGGTAGTGACCACCCTGCATGCGCCGGGTTCGGCTGACACGGAATTTGGCACCAGCCCTAACCCGCTGGGCGATGCGCTTAAACGCGACTTCCCGGAAATTGTCGCTTCGGCCCGCCTGGACGAAAGTTCTACGATTATCAAGCATAACGGAGAGCTGATCGATGAACCTGATTTCTGCCTGTCTGATCAACATATTTTCTCCGTTTTTGACTACTCTTTTGTTGAAGGATCTGCTGCCGGCGCTTTGCATGAACCGGGTTCGGTGGTACTCACAGCCACTATTGCGAGGAAGTATTTTGGTAAGGAGCCGGCCGTAGGCCAAACGCTTATTTGCGACGGAAAGCCCACGAAGGTAACCGCTGTGATCGCCGACCCTCCGGGCAATTCTGATATCCGTTTCTCAGCTTTGCTGTATACTGATTATTCAAAAAAGACGGGCTGGGTGGAGGATTTCCCGGTGTATACTTTTGTTTTGTTTAACAAACCATCTGACCTTACCCCTTTTGAGCAAAAGATGAAACGGGTGGCCGACAAGTACTGCAGGGCGGAACTGGATAAAATGGGGGCCAAGGATTATTCTGTCACCTTTTCCCTGGAGCCTCTACCGGAGGTCCATTTCAGCAAGGGCAAGCTGGTAGATACACCGAAGGGCAATAAGCAGTTCAATTATGTTTTCTCTCTCCTGGCTATTTTCATATTGGTGATCGCTTTGCTTAACTATATCAACCTGTCAACAGCGAGGGCCACCGAGCGTGCAAAGGAAGTAGGTGTACGGAAAGTAAATGGCGCCCGGCCTTTCCAGTTGATCAGGCAATTCTTATTTGAATCCTTCCTGCTCATTGCCGTTGCCTGGACCATCGCCTTTGGTATTGTGCTGGCGATACTTCCCTATTTTAATTCCCTGCTGCACGTACAACTGCATCTTAGCTGGCAGGGAAGCGCGCTGTTCATGGGCTGCATTTTCGTGGTCACGATATTGCTGGCGGGCCTGTATCCTGCTTTTATATTGTCCCGGTTCAGGCCGGTGGAAATATTAAAAGGAAAATGGAAGAACAGCACCAGGGGTATTCTGCTTCGCAGGATGCTTACTACCGCGCAGTTTGTAATAACGGCTGCCCTGATCACCGGAACGATTGTGATCTACAGCCAACTACAATATATTGAAAATAAAAATCCCGGTTTTGTAAAAGAACAGGTAGCCACCATCCAGGTTTCCAATGATTCTTCGGATCAACATGCTGTGACGCCTTTTATCAATAGGTTGAAAGCAATTCCGGCCATAAAAGGCATTTCTGCGGGCAGCGGCCTTTGGATGGATGGACTGAGCATCGCTACTACTGTTGCCGGTTCCGGCGACAAGAAGCGGGAATTTATGAGCAATTATTACCTCATTGACAAAGACCTGTTGCCCTTGCTACAGATGCATTTAAAGGAAGGCAGGAATATATCGGATAGTCTTGGCACCGATAAAAAAGAAGCCTTTCTTGTGAATGAAGCCTTTGCCCAAAAGATGGGATGGTCCTCTGCGCTGGGGCAATCCATGGAAGGTTTTGAGCATAAGGGTACAGTGGTGGGTGTTGTAAAGAATTTTTATTATAAGTCCCTGCATAATATGGTGGAGCCGCTGGTCATGATCTATAATACCAATCCCATCAGGGCGGTGATGATCAAGATCCCACCCAAAGACCTGCCGCTTGTTGCAGCAGCCTGGAAAGAACATTTCCCGGCAAAGCCTTTCTCCTACACCTTCCTGGACGAAGCCTATAAAGCGCAATACGACAAGGACAGGTTAACGATGAAGCTGTTTACTTATTTTACTGTGCTGGCGATCCTGATCTCCTGCCTGGGATTATACGGTTTGGTATCATTAATGGCTGCGCAGCGCACTAAAGAGATCGGTGTCAGGAAGGTGCTGGGCGCTTCGCTGCAACAACTGCTCGTGTTGCTGACCAGTAGTTTTCTCAAACTGATCGTTTTGGCTTCCTTGATCGCATTACCATTAGCCTGGATTGCTATGCATGAATGGCTATCGTCTTATGCTTATCATATTTCACTGGCCTGGTGGATGTTCTTATTGCCGGTGGTGTTGATCGTACTGATCGCGCTGGCGGTGGTTGGCCAGCAGGTGGTAAAAGCTGCTTTGGCCAACCCGGTTACCGCTTTGCGCACAGAATAG
- a CDS encoding GH92 family glycosyl hydrolase: MRCGGLILSAGLLFCAVHLSFSQVPGSLQYVNPFIGTTKSKVLTSWGSEGGTYPGAAAPSGYIQLTPETRMAPTRGYDYSDSNIYFFSCLQHLSGFPNGSSGQLYIMPVDAPAPFKLYQYKRPFLHSTEKAEPGYYRVLFTDNHTQVEATAAVHTGMFRFTFPAGVLPRVFIGDAGTITTPSKKIVHTSRHHAVIHFSEAYTATQEVEGGSIFAFAAAAAGPTILTLQLSASTVSVESAQKNIDTELPATSFDQLRERTRKHWAKELAVVEISDNDIKNKTIFYTALYHSLLVPWIISDVEGNYRGRDGLVHTTKGQHEYGAFSPWDTFRTLHPLLCLLYPARQRDMVLSMLNIYQQSGYLPIESMTGNHAIPIIVDTYLKGIKDNIDSSLAYRAMQKSIVTGPFIQGDMDSYHQQGYIPLLYPESVTRTVEYAYDDWALATFARQVMNDDDGYPHLLERSYYYRNLFNTQELFLLPRDEAGFRLQPGTFGYKEGDAWTYSYFIPHNAKDLINLMGGNERFTSRLDEALSNNRIVFDNETVFHVPYLFNAAGQPAKTQQWVRKIMRSRFSPDPGGLPGNDDLGSVSSWYVLSALGIFPVCPGRPYYTVGAPVFSHVTIHPEQGKQFVIKSTNASPENCYVQSLLINHAPYNQLAIPHSLIAEGGEMQFIMGNQPAKRWPADKDPVIFSETKTGSQFTVTGVAVAKKKVSPHELFQVVFSLKNQGSPGTNIMRVLVDGREYARKNCMLPTGYRLTDSIACRLYKPGKHYLQISGVHTVMIEVANLHIPGANQPAISDLVVKPIIPKGAAQQVTFRVQNIDGVVHTYSVPIMLNDSLTSRKSLSLQPGEQRTVAATLSVSGEGMQAITIKDKRAIFKVYTDNKASAILDLDLRRAGRDSTVPDRSGFENNGKIMIAHGRPIPASGDSILLGNDCYIEIPPSASLDKMGETITMMAWIFPTTNNTGLIDVLTKGDNHVLQLTGNKTLSFFAGGWGRGDCTVDLPKDWKNNWHHIAGVCDGKNLHVYVDGELKGSTTLEQSANLSVSNKWTIGRNEEFPLQRIFNGYMDQVKVFAAPLTGEEIRSVMHLLEGSHR, encoded by the coding sequence ATGCGTTGTGGCGGCCTGATACTTTCTGCCGGTTTATTGTTCTGCGCGGTGCACCTGTCATTTTCCCAGGTACCTGGTTCCCTGCAATATGTAAATCCTTTTATTGGCACCACCAAAAGCAAGGTATTGACCAGTTGGGGCTCTGAAGGCGGCACGTATCCCGGCGCGGCAGCTCCTTCAGGGTATATACAGTTAACCCCTGAAACAAGGATGGCGCCAACCAGGGGATATGACTACAGCGACAGCAACATCTATTTTTTTAGCTGCCTGCAGCACCTCAGCGGCTTTCCCAATGGTTCTTCGGGACAGTTATATATTATGCCTGTTGATGCTCCTGCGCCTTTTAAATTGTACCAATACAAGCGGCCTTTTTTGCATTCAACCGAAAAAGCCGAACCTGGTTATTACCGTGTTCTTTTTACCGATAATCATACCCAGGTGGAAGCAACGGCTGCTGTACATACCGGCATGTTCCGTTTTACTTTTCCTGCCGGCGTACTTCCGAGGGTTTTTATCGGCGATGCGGGCACTATTACCACACCATCCAAGAAGATTGTACATACATCCCGGCATCATGCCGTTATTCATTTCAGCGAAGCGTATACTGCCACACAAGAAGTGGAAGGCGGCAGCATTTTTGCGTTTGCAGCCGCGGCAGCAGGTCCTACCATCCTTACGCTGCAATTAAGCGCCTCAACGGTGAGTGTTGAGAGCGCACAAAAGAATATCGATACAGAACTGCCTGCTACCAGCTTTGACCAGTTGCGGGAAAGAACGCGTAAGCACTGGGCGAAGGAATTAGCTGTTGTTGAGATCAGTGACAACGATATAAAAAATAAAACGATCTTTTATACTGCCTTGTACCATTCCTTATTGGTTCCCTGGATCATTTCTGATGTGGAGGGAAATTACCGGGGACGGGATGGGCTTGTACATACCACCAAGGGGCAACATGAATATGGGGCATTCTCACCATGGGATACTTTCCGCACCTTGCATCCCCTCTTATGCCTTTTATACCCGGCCAGGCAAAGGGATATGGTGTTGTCCATGTTGAATATTTATCAGCAATCGGGTTACCTTCCTATTGAATCTATGACAGGCAACCATGCTATTCCTATCATTGTAGATACTTACCTCAAGGGTATAAAAGATAATATTGACAGCAGCCTGGCCTACAGGGCTATGCAGAAAAGTATTGTGACCGGCCCGTTTATCCAGGGCGACATGGATAGTTACCATCAACAGGGATACATTCCGCTCCTATATCCTGAATCCGTTACAAGGACTGTAGAATATGCTTATGACGATTGGGCGCTGGCAACATTTGCCAGGCAGGTTATGAACGACGATGATGGATACCCTCATTTGCTGGAAAGAAGTTATTATTACCGTAACCTGTTCAACACACAGGAATTGTTTTTATTACCGAGGGATGAGGCCGGGTTCAGGTTACAACCGGGCACATTCGGGTATAAGGAAGGTGATGCCTGGACCTACTCTTATTTTATACCGCACAACGCAAAAGACCTGATCAACCTGATGGGTGGGAATGAGCGTTTCACCAGCCGGCTGGATGAGGCATTGAGTAATAACCGGATCGTTTTTGATAATGAAACGGTCTTTCACGTTCCCTACCTGTTCAATGCTGCCGGACAACCTGCCAAAACACAGCAGTGGGTAAGAAAGATCATGCGCTCCCGCTTCTCCCCTGACCCTGGCGGGCTTCCCGGTAATGACGACCTTGGTTCTGTGTCCAGTTGGTATGTATTAAGCGCCCTGGGGATTTTCCCTGTTTGTCCCGGACGGCCTTATTATACCGTTGGCGCTCCTGTTTTTAGCCACGTGACCATTCATCCTGAACAAGGGAAGCAGTTTGTTATTAAGAGTACCAATGCATCTCCCGAAAATTGCTATGTACAGTCATTACTGATCAATCATGCTCCCTATAACCAGTTGGCCATTCCCCATTCATTGATTGCCGAAGGAGGGGAAATGCAGTTTATAATGGGTAACCAGCCTGCGAAAAGATGGCCTGCGGATAAGGACCCGGTTATATTTTCTGAAACAAAAACGGGGTCGCAATTCACTGTAACAGGTGTTGCTGTAGCAAAGAAGAAAGTAAGTCCGCATGAACTATTCCAGGTCGTTTTCTCCCTGAAGAACCAGGGCAGTCCCGGCACCAATATTATGCGGGTGCTTGTTGATGGCCGGGAATATGCCCGTAAAAATTGTATGCTGCCAACGGGTTACAGGCTTACCGATTCTATTGCCTGCAGGTTATATAAACCCGGTAAACATTATTTGCAGATCAGTGGCGTCCATACAGTGATGATAGAAGTAGCCAACCTCCATATACCAGGTGCCAATCAACCTGCCATCAGTGACCTTGTTGTTAAGCCCATCATCCCGAAAGGAGCAGCACAGCAGGTAACCTTTCGTGTTCAGAATATTGACGGTGTTGTCCACACATATTCTGTTCCCATTATGCTGAATGATTCATTGACAAGCCGCAAAAGTCTCTCTCTTCAGCCGGGAGAGCAAAGAACGGTTGCTGCAACGTTGAGCGTTTCCGGAGAAGGCATGCAGGCCATTACCATAAAAGACAAGCGTGCAATTTTTAAGGTTTATACTGATAATAAAGCATCTGCCATATTGGATCTTGATCTGCGCCGGGCGGGACGGGACAGCACCGTACCGGACAGGTCGGGATTTGAAAACAATGGCAAGATCATGATAGCTCATGGCCGGCCAATTCCCGCTTCAGGAGATAGTATATTATTGGGGAATGACTGTTATATAGAAATACCTCCTTCGGCAAGCCTGGATAAGATGGGCGAAACCATTACGATGATGGCATGGATCTTTCCAACGACAAATAATACGGGACTGATAGATGTATTGACAAAAGGGGATAACCATGTACTGCAGTTAACAGGCAATAAAACACTGAGCTTTTTTGCCGGTGGCTGGGGAAGAGGTGATTGCACGGTAGACCTCCCTAAAGACTGGAAAAATAACTGGCATCATATAGCCGGTGTTTGTGATGGAAAAAACTTGCACGTATATGTTGACGGCGAGCTGAAAGGCAGCACCACGCTTGAGCAATCCGCCAATTTATCCGTCTCTAATAAATGGACCATCGGACGGAATGAAGAATTCCCTTTACAAAGGATATTCAATGGATATATGGACCAGGTGAAAGTTTTCGCGGCTCCATTGACGGGAGAAGAGATAAGATCGGTGATGCACCTGCTGGAAGGCTCCCACAGATAG
- a CDS encoding acyltransferase family protein — protein sequence MTVKNDRFLSLDIFRGLTVCFMIIVNSSGWGAPPYGPLDHAEWFGFTPTDLVFPSFLFAVGNALSFSKAKYSSNSAFLLKVFKRTLIIFLLGYLMYWFPFFHRTADGTWAFNQISNTRIMGVLQRIALCYCIAALLTHYLRGKWIVVMAIFLLLGYWALLYLFGEPGQELTMLGNAGTKLDILLLGNDHLYHDKGGPIAFDPEGILSTLPAVVNVIGGYLAGVFIQQKGKSFETIARLLMAAAIMIFVALFWAQFFPLAKKLWTSTFVLLTVGLDLAILSLLIYAIEIKQWKRGIGFFLVFGKNPLAIYLLSELLFVSFILIMVQRGISFYQWVNQAFFQRLFPGSFGSLVFAVCFMLLCWLVGYWLHKRKVYIKI from the coding sequence ATGACTGTTAAGAATGATCGATTTCTTTCACTGGATATTTTCAGGGGGTTGACTGTTTGTTTTATGATCATTGTGAATTCCTCGGGCTGGGGAGCCCCTCCCTATGGACCACTTGATCATGCCGAATGGTTTGGTTTCACCCCTACGGACCTGGTGTTTCCCTCTTTCCTTTTCGCCGTGGGTAATGCCCTGAGTTTCTCAAAAGCCAAATACAGCAGCAACTCCGCTTTCCTGTTGAAGGTATTTAAACGGACGCTGATCATTTTCCTGCTTGGCTACCTGATGTACTGGTTCCCCTTCTTTCATCGTACAGCAGATGGAACATGGGCCTTTAACCAGATCAGTAATACCCGGATCATGGGTGTATTGCAACGAATTGCGCTTTGTTACTGCATAGCCGCCCTGCTGACGCATTACCTGCGTGGCAAATGGATCGTGGTGATGGCTATTTTCCTGTTATTGGGTTACTGGGCATTGCTGTATTTGTTTGGCGAGCCGGGGCAGGAACTGACGATGCTGGGCAATGCAGGCACCAAACTGGATATTCTTTTGCTGGGCAATGATCACCTGTACCATGATAAAGGCGGGCCCATTGCCTTTGACCCGGAAGGTATATTGAGTACGCTGCCTGCCGTGGTAAATGTTATTGGCGGTTACCTCGCCGGCGTTTTTATCCAGCAAAAGGGTAAAAGTTTTGAAACCATTGCCCGGCTGCTGATGGCAGCCGCCATTATGATCTTTGTCGCCTTGTTCTGGGCGCAATTTTTCCCGCTGGCCAAAAAATTATGGACAAGCACTTTTGTACTGCTCACGGTTGGTCTCGATCTGGCGATACTTTCCCTGTTGATCTACGCTATTGAAATAAAACAATGGAAACGGGGCATCGGGTTCTTCCTGGTGTTTGGCAAAAACCCGTTGGCCATTTACCTGTTGTCGGAATTATTGTTTGTCAGTTTTATATTGATCATGGTACAGCGGGGGATAAGTTTCTATCAGTGGGTGAACCAAGCTTTTTTTCAACGCCTCTTTCCCGGTTCTTTTGGCAGTTTAGTATTTGCTGTTTGTTTTATGCTGCTGTGCTGGCTGGTGGGCTATTGGCTTCACAAAAGGAAGGTCTATATCAAAATTTGA